The nucleotide sequence GTGAAAGAGCACTAGTGTCGGTGCATTCGGATTCGATCCTTGCTCATAAAGATGTATCATCATAAATCCTCCTCCAACACGCGAACCTCAAACGGTTCTAAACCTGCAATAATTTGATCGCGATATTGCTCATACCACGCTGGAAGCATGAGCTTGGCACCCATCGTTTCGACAGATTCATCATGAGCGAAGCCCGGAGGATCAGTCGCAATCTCGAACAATATGCCACCCTGCTCACGGAAATACACAGCATTGAAATATTGACGATCAACAACGGGCGTAGGTTGCAGACCGCTCGTCGCTGCTAATTCACGGTATTTCAGCTGATCTTCATCATCTTTAGCACGCCATGCGATATGATGAACGATACCCGATCCACCTTGTCCCCACTTATGCTTCGTTAAATCCAAGTCAATCAAATTCCCTAAGTCACCAGCACCCTTAAAGCGCATATAGTCGCCATCCATCTCGACGCGCTCTAGCCCAAGCACCTGCTCAAGCGTCATCGCTGTTTTAACTGGATCGGTGCTGTAAAGCACTGCACCTCCGAAGCCTTTAATAGCCTTATCTGCAGGTACGCCGCCGAAAGCCCACGTGCTTGCCGGTCCTTCCGCACGTGCAACGATTTCAAGCTGTAAGCCAGAGAGGTCAGGGAAACGCAAATATTGTTCACCGAACCGTTCCATACGCGTGATCGGAATATTAAATTTTTTCAGACGTGCTTCCCACCAGTCCAGTGTGCCTTCTGGTACGACATAAGTTGTGTATCCCACCTGCCCACCACCAATCGTGCCTTTTTGTGATCCAGGCGATGGGAAAAAGGTAATAATCGTTCCTGGGCTACCCCATTCATTTCCAAAATATAAATGATAAACCTCTGGTGCATCGAAGTTAATGGTCTGTTTCACTAGACGAAGTCCAAGCGCACTTGCATAATAATCAACTGTTTCCTGCACCCTGTCTACGAATGCGGTGATATGATGGATTCCTGCTGTTTGATGTGTCATTTCTTCCACTCCTCTTGTGCAAATTTGCCTAGCTTCTTCAATAAATCACTTAGCGTCTCTTGCTCATCTATCGAAAGTACTTGAACGATTTCCTCGATTAAACGTGCATGCTTCGGAAATACTTGTTCGATAAACTGTTTGCCCTGCTCTGTAATTTCAGCATAGATGAGCCTGCGATCGGCGGAGGACGTCTGTCGCTGAACGAGGCATTTCTTTTCCAGCTTATCTACGACATACGTAATATTGCCGCTGCTCATGAGCACTTTACCGCCGATTTGCTGCAAGGGCTGCGACCCTTTATGATACAAAAGCTCAAGCACACCAAATTCGGTACGATTCAAGCCATGATTCCGTATGTCGCGGTCCGCGTGAGCGTTTAGCCATTCGCTTGCTCTGTTCAGTGCAATGTATACACTGAGTGATGCGTTCTTCGCATTTTCCATAAGACGACCCCGCCTTTGAATTATCTCTAAATTAAATATCTTAAATTAAAGATAACACTCGAGATTGAAAATGTCAACACCTCAACCCTTCCTCTATGCCATATAGTCCTTGCAACAGTACGCTCTGAACTTGCTATCCGCTATGACCTAAACGATAATTATATTGAAGAGGGAAATTAAAGAGGAGGCATCCTGATGACTACACATTCTTCATCTCCATTATCTCACAACACTCTTAACGATATACCGCTTTCGATACTTGATCTAGCCCCGGTTATTCAAGGAGGTACTGTCGCCGATACTTTCCATCGTTCCTTGGTACTTGCACAGCACGCTGAGCGACTTGGATTTCATCGTTACTGGCTTGCAGAGCACCATAACATGCCGGGAATTGCAAGCTCGGCAACATCGCTCCTGATCAGTCATATTGCTGCTGGTACAGAGCGTATTCGCGTCGGCTCAGGAGGCATTATGCTGCCGAACCATGCACCGTTAGTGATCGCCGAACAATTCGGAACATTAGAAACACTATATCCTGGACGGATCGATCTTGGACTCGGTCGCGCACCGGGATCAGATCACGCGACAGCGAGAGCGCTTCGTCGTGGACTAGGTAGCGATGGTCAACAATTTCCTGCGCAGCTTCAAGAGCTTCGTAGTTATTTTCAACCCGATGATTCCGCGGTCGTACATGCGCATCCAGGTGAAGGGTTACACATCCCCATCTGGTTGTTAGGATCGAGTGGCTTTAGCGCACAACTAGCTTCACAGCTTGGTTTGCCGTTCGCATTCGCCAGCCATTTTGCACCTGACTATCTGCTTCCCGCGATCGAAGCGTATCGCGCAGAGTTCAAGCCCTCTGCACAGCTAGAGCGCCCTTATGTGATGGTGGGCACCAACATTATAGTTGCAGATACCGACGAAGAAGCACAGCGACTCGCAACTTCCCAATATCAAAGCTTCTTGGGCATTATTCGCGGTCACAGAGGTTATCTACAGCCACCCGTCGATTCTATGGATACCTTATGGAGCGCGCAGGAGGAGCAATATGTCCTTCAGATGCTGCGCTATTCAGCAATTGGCAACCCAGAAACAGTACGCGCCAAGCTGATCGCCATGCTCGCAGACACGAATGCGGATGAATTAATCGTCGCAGGTCAAATATACGATCATAATGCACGTGTGAAATCGTACGAATTGCTCGCCGAGCTTGTCAAAACCAAATAAATCTAAATCCGATTGGAGCGAACATCATGTTGAGAGAAGAACTTCTGGAACGGTTTATCCGTTATGTCAAGGTCGATACTCAATCCAATGAGAGCAATGACACATGTCCGACGACTCCGGGGCAATTAACACTCGGTAATCTACTCGTCGATGAACTGAAAGAGATCGGGATGGATGAAGTTACAATCGATGCCAACGGTTATGTGATGGCAACGCTGCCTTCGAATACCGATCAGCAACACGTTACGACGATAGGCTTCCTTGCTCATATTGACACGGCAACAGATATGACCGGCGCAGGTGTAAGTCCAAAGCGGGTTGACAACTATGATGGAAATGACATCGTACTCAATCGTGAGCAAAGCATCGTGCTGTCTCCGCAAGATTTTCCTGCTCTGCACAATTACAAAGGTCATACTTTGATTACAACAGACGGTACCACTTTGCTTGGCGCCGACAATAAAGCTGGTGTTGCCGAAATCATGACCGCAATGGCTTTTTTGATTCGCAATCCAGACATTAAACATGGAAAGGTGCGCGTCGCTTTTACCCCCGATGAAGAGATTGGCAGAGGTCCGCATCGGTTCGACGTTGCCGCATTCGGCGCCAAATACGCCTATACGGTCGATGGTGGTCCAGAAGGTGAACTTGAGTACGAAAGCTTCAATGCCGCTTCGGCCCGTATTACGATTAAAGGGAAGAACGTGCACCCCGGCACTGCTAAGGATAAAATGATCAACTCCGCAAAAATTGCAATGGAAATAAACAGCAAGCTGCCCATTGCTGAAGCGCCAGAATTTACTGAGGGATACGAGGGTTTCTTCCACTTGATCTCGATTCATGGCGATGTGGAGCAAACAAAGCTGAACTACATTATTCGTGACCATAACAAAGATCTGTTTCAAGGACGGAAGGAGCTCATTTCGGCGATTGTTGACGAGTTGCGTGGCAAGTATGGTATGGAGCGAATCGAGCTTGAGCTCAAGGATCAGTACTATAACATGAGGGAGAAGATCGAGCCGGTACGCGCAATTGTCGATATCGCGCATGACGCGATGACGAGTCTCGGCATTGAGCCCATTGTAAAGCCAATACGCGGGGGAACGGACGGTTCGCAGCTGTCATATATGGGATTGCCTACACCTAATCTGTTTACGGGCGGAGAAAACTATCATGGGCGCTTCGAGTTTGCCTCTGCGGATGTGATGGAGAAGTCGGTCCAAGTTATTGTTGA is from Candidatus Cohnella colombiensis and encodes:
- the pepT gene encoding peptidase T encodes the protein MREELLERFIRYVKVDTQSNESNDTCPTTPGQLTLGNLLVDELKEIGMDEVTIDANGYVMATLPSNTDQQHVTTIGFLAHIDTATDMTGAGVSPKRVDNYDGNDIVLNREQSIVLSPQDFPALHNYKGHTLITTDGTTLLGADNKAGVAEIMTAMAFLIRNPDIKHGKVRVAFTPDEEIGRGPHRFDVAAFGAKYAYTVDGGPEGELEYESFNAASARITIKGKNVHPGTAKDKMINSAKIAMEINSKLPIAEAPEFTEGYEGFFHLISIHGDVEQTKLNYIIRDHNKDLFQGRKELISAIVDELRGKYGMERIELELKDQYYNMREKIEPVRAIVDIAHDAMTSLGIEPIVKPIRGGTDGSQLSYMGLPTPNLFTGGENYHGRFEFASADVMEKSVQVIVEIIKRFEQQGEV
- a CDS encoding LLM class flavin-dependent oxidoreductase, producing MTTHSSSPLSHNTLNDIPLSILDLAPVIQGGTVADTFHRSLVLAQHAERLGFHRYWLAEHHNMPGIASSATSLLISHIAAGTERIRVGSGGIMLPNHAPLVIAEQFGTLETLYPGRIDLGLGRAPGSDHATARALRRGLGSDGQQFPAQLQELRSYFQPDDSAVVHAHPGEGLHIPIWLLGSSGFSAQLASQLGLPFAFASHFAPDYLLPAIEAYRAEFKPSAQLERPYVMVGTNIIVADTDEEAQRLATSQYQSFLGIIRGHRGYLQPPVDSMDTLWSAQEEQYVLQMLRYSAIGNPETVRAKLIAMLADTNADELIVAGQIYDHNARVKSYELLAELVKTK
- a CDS encoding MarR family transcriptional regulator encodes the protein MENAKNASLSVYIALNRASEWLNAHADRDIRNHGLNRTEFGVLELLYHKGSQPLQQIGGKVLMSSGNITYVVDKLEKKCLVQRQTSSADRRLIYAEITEQGKQFIEQVFPKHARLIEEIVQVLSIDEQETLSDLLKKLGKFAQEEWKK
- a CDS encoding ring-cleaving dioxygenase, with product MTHQTAGIHHITAFVDRVQETVDYYASALGLRLVKQTINFDAPEVYHLYFGNEWGSPGTIITFFPSPGSQKGTIGGGQVGYTTYVVPEGTLDWWEARLKKFNIPITRMERFGEQYLRFPDLSGLQLEIVARAEGPASTWAFGGVPADKAIKGFGGAVLYSTDPVKTAMTLEQVLGLERVEMDGDYMRFKGAGDLGNLIDLDLTKHKWGQGGSGIVHHIAWRAKDDEDQLKYRELAATSGLQPTPVVDRQYFNAVYFREQGGILFEIATDPPGFAHDESVETMGAKLMLPAWYEQYRDQIIAGLEPFEVRVLEEDL